ACCCTCCGGCGCGGCCAGCACATGCTTCGGACGATCGATGCCCGTGAGCACCAGCACCGAGTCGATCCCGACACGACTCGCGCCCATGATGTCGGTGTCGAGGCGGTCCCCGATGAAGAGCGCCTTCTTCGCGCCGAAGCGCGCGAGGGCCTCACGGAAGATCGGCTCCTCCGGCTTCCCCGCGACCGTCGCGAGCCTGCCGATGGCCGTGTGCACGGCGGAGACGAGCGTCCCGTTGCCCGGCGCGACGCCGCGTTCGCGCGGAATCGTCCAGTCCGTGTTGGTGGCGATCCACGGGATGCCCCCTTCGTCCTCGGGAACCTTGAGCGCGTAGGCCGCCTCGGCGAGATCCGTCCATGCCACCTCGGGAGCGAACCCCTGCACGACAGCGCTCGGCGAGTCCTCGGCGCTTCGCGTGACCGTGTAGCCGGCCTTCTGCACCTCGTCGACCAGGCCGTCGCCGCCGATGACGAGGATCGTCGCCGGCGCGGGGACGATCTGCGCCATCAGTCGCATCGCGGCCTGCGGGCTGGTGACGACATCGGATGCCTGGACGCGCAGCCCGAGACTGCTCAAGTGCGCTGCGACCGAGGCATCCGTGCGTGCCGCGTTGTTCGTGATGTAGCCGAGCCGGGCCGACTTCGCCGCCTCGTTGAGGCTGTCCACCGCGAACGGCAGCGCGCCAGGCCCTGCGTACACCACACCATCGAGATCAGCGAGAACCGTGTCGACCCCGTCGAGCGGAGTGCGCGGGGATCGCTTCCGAGAGAACAGCGCCACTACGCCTCCGGGTCCGAGTCTTCGACCTCGTCTTCGCCGAGAAGCTCGCGCACCTCGTCTTCGACTGTCGGGTCCGCTTCCGCAGACGCGTCGTCGTCGGAAGCGCTCTCCTCTTCGACATCCGACTCTTCCTCTGCACCCTCAGGAGCGAGATCGTCAGAGGTCGCCGCGGCGACGCTCTGTGCGCCGTCCTCGTCGTCCGGGAACTCGCCTTCGATGAGGCTATCTTCGATGAAGATCTCCTCGTCGCCGGCTTCATCGACGCCCAGCGCCTCGGCGGCCACCTCGGCGCGATGAGCCCAGAACTCCGCCTCGTCCGTGCGTCCGAGATCTTCGAGGACAGCGGCACGAGCGGCGAACAGAGCCGGGCTCCATTCGAATGCGCGATCGGGGTCGAGCTCGGGGATCTCGAGCTCGCCCAGTGCGAGTTCGAGATCGCCCTGGTCGAGGCGAGCGCCCGACATCGCGATCGCCAGCGCGACGCGGACAGGCGTGTCGAGCGCGGAGCGATCGACGGCTCGTCCGGTCTCGAGAGCACGGTCGGAACGACCGATGCCGCGCTCGCTGTCGACCATCAGAGCGATCTGATCGTCCTTGCCCGAGATACGACGGTAGGTGCGCAGCTCGCGCAGAGCGAGGGCGAAGTCCCCCGTGGCGTATGCGGTGATGCCGAGAGTCTCCCGGACGATCGCGATACGGCCGGCACGTCGCGACGCAGCCAGCGCGTGTTCGTGAGCCAGTGCGGGGTCCTCGTCGATGAGGCGGGAGGCCATCGCCAGGTGACGGGCGACGTGCTCGGCGTTCTCCTTGCTCAGAGTCTTCAGCTCGTTGCGAGCTGCCCCGTTGAGGTCACGTGCCGTGACGTCATCGGGGATCTGCGGCTCATCGAACCGCGGACGCTCGTTGGCCGCCTGAGCCGGACGCTCCCTACCCGCTCCCCCACGCTGCGGGAAGGACCGGGACTTGTCGCGGTCGCCGCCTTCGCGGCGAGGGGCTGCGCCGTCACGGTTGTAGCCGCCCTCGCGGCGCGGAGCTGCGCCGTCCCGGTTGTAGCCACCCTCGCGGCGCGGAGCTGCGCCGTCACGGTTGTACCCGCCTTCGCGACGGGGAGCTGCGCCGTCACGGTTGTAGCCGCCGCCCTCGCGGCGCGGAGCTGCACCGTCACGGTTGTAGCCACCCTCGCGACGGGGAGCTGCGCCGTCACGGTTGTAGCCGCCTTCGCGGCGCGGGGCACCACCGTCACGGTTGTACCCGCCTTCGCGGCGTGGGGCACCACCGTCACGGTTGTAGCCGCCTTCGCGGCGCGGGGCACCACCATCACGGTTGTACCCGCCC
The DNA window shown above is from Microbacterium maritypicum and carries:
- a CDS encoding HAD-IIA family hydrolase, producing MALFSRKRSPRTPLDGVDTVLADLDGVVYAGPGALPFAVDSLNEAAKSARLGYITNNAARTDASVAAHLSSLGLRVQASDVVTSPQAAMRLMAQIVPAPATILVIGGDGLVDEVQKAGYTVTRSAEDSPSAVVQGFAPEVAWTDLAEAAYALKVPEDEGGIPWIATNTDWTIPRERGVAPGNGTLVSAVHTAIGRLATVAGKPEEPIFREALARFGAKKALFIGDRLDTDIMGASRVGIDSVLVLTGIDRPKHVLAAPEGSRPTYILGDLRELHAPYPEVIEQGGVFHVNGAAVRVSGADVEIVAESGEQIDLLRAGAAAIWASGTPVFVLRVPERLYDDPFHRP